Genomic DNA from Thermobifida alba:
CCAGCCCCCGACCAGCCGGCGGAGGAGAAGCGCGAACCGGTGCTCGTCGGCTACGGGGTGAAGAGCGGGGCCACCCGGCGCCGCCCCCGCCGCGGCACCGGACCGGCCGCGGTACCCCGCCCGGCCACGCCGGAACGGGACACGGCCCGGAGGGTGGTGCTGGCCAAGCCTCCCGTGCGCAAGCTCGCCAAGGACCTCGGCGTGGACCTGCGCGCCGTGACCCCCAGCGGACCGAACGGGACCGTCACCCGTGAGGACGTGCGGCGCCACGCGGAGCAGGTCCAGTCGCACGCCCCGGCCCCCCGCGCCCCCGAGCCGGCGGCCGCCGAACCGGCGCCGGCCGCCGCCGACCGCACCGCGCGGGAGGAGCGCATCCCGATCAGGGGTGTGCTGAAGCACATGGCGACGGCGATGGTCGACAGCGCCTTCACCGCCCCGCACGTGAGCGAGTTCCTCCAGGTGGACGTCACCAGGACGGTGAAGGCCGTGCGACGGCTGCGGCAGCGGCCGGAGTTCGCCGACGTGAAGGTCTCCCCGCTGCTGCTGGTGGCCCGGGCGCTGCTCATGGCGGTACGCCGCCACCCGCGGATCAACGCCTCCTGGGACGAGGCGAACCAGGAGATCGTCGTCAAGCACTACGTGAACCTGGGGATCGCGGCGGCCACGGAACGCGGCCTGGTGGTGCCCAACATCAAGGACGCCGACCGGCTGCCGCTGCCGGAACTGGCCCGGGCCCTGAACGGCCTCACCGAGACGGCGCGGGCCGGGCGCACCCCGCCGGCGGACCTGACCGGAGGCACCATCACCATCACCAACATCGGCGTCTTCGGCGTCGACGGGGGGACCCCGATCCTCAACCCCGGGGAGGCCGCGATCCTGGCGTTCGGCCAGATCCGCGACATGCCGTGGGTGCACAAGGGCAAGATCAGGATCCGCAAGGTGACGACGCTGTCGCTCTCCTTCGACCACCGCCTGATCGACGGAGAACTGGGCTCGAAGGTGCTGCGCGACGTCGGCGCGGTGCTGGAGAACCCCGAGGAGATGGCCCTGGCCTGGGGCTGACCGGGCACGGCCGAGGAGTCGCCGGCCCCCGGGCGCGGGCATGCGCCCGCCCCGGGGGCCGGTGCCCTCCCGGGGCCGCGGTGAGGGCGGGTCAGGAGGGGGGATTCTCAGCGGTCCCCTCGGACTGCCGGGTGTCCTCCTCGGAGCGCTGGGCGTCGAGGGCCACGCGGATGGCGTTCTCGGCGGCGTCGATCGCGGCGCGGGCGGTGATGGCATGGGTGTGCGCGCGGTCCAGATTCCCGAGCGCGATGCAGTCGAACGACACCCGGGCGTCGTGGATGGCCTGCTCCAGTTGGCGTGCGGCTTCTTCGAGGCCGACGTGCATGGTTTCCCCCCGAGAACGGTCTCCTGGTGTGCCCGGGAGTATCCCCGGGGCGCCCGACGGTATTCACCCTGCCCCATTCGACCCGGTGAACAGGAGTTTTCTGTCACCGTCGCCCAGTAGAGTCGCGGCATGACGGACAACAGCCCGACCTCTCCCGGTTGGCACCTGCGCCCCCTGGCTGCCTTCGACCTGGAGACGACCGGGATCGACCTCGAACGCGACCGTGTCGTGACCGCCGCGGTCATCGAGACGGTCGCCGACGACTCCCTCAGCACCCGGCGGACCTGGCTGGTCGACCCCGGAACCGAGATCCCCGCCGCGGCGTCCGCGATCCACGGCATCAGCACGGAGAAGGCCGCCGCCGAGGGGCGGCCCGCCGCCGCCGCGGTGGCGGAGATCACCGACACCCTGGAACGCATCCTGGTCGCGGGAATCCCGCTGGTCATCATGAACGCCCCCTTCGACCTCACCATCCTCGACCGCGAGTGCCGCCGCCACGGAGTCGTCCCGCTGTCGGAACGGGTCGACGCGGTGGCCCCGGTCATCGACCCGCTGATCCTGGACCGGCACATCGACCGCTACCGCCGGGGCAAACGCAACCTGGAGGCGCTGTGCACCCACTACCGGGTGCGCCACGGCGGGGCCCACGAAGCGGGCGCGGACGCGGCGGCGGCCGCGGCGGTGGCCCGCGGCATCGGCCGCTCCGCCGCGCGACTGGCCGCCCTGTCCCCCCAGGAGCTGCACGAACTCCAGGTGCGCGCGGCGGCCGACCAGGCCGCGTCCTTCGAGGAGTTCCTGCGGCGCAAGGGGCGGACCGACGCGCGGATCAGCCGGTCCTGGCCGCTGATCCCGCTGGAGGAGGCGTCGGCGGACCCGGTGTGAGCAGGAACGATTCGGAGCGGGACGCATGAACGGCGGACGGCCGGGGAAGTCGGGAGAGGCACAATTTCCTGCTCCGTGCTCTCACCGAAGGAGGCGGCGCACCCGCGCCGGTTCGTCGTGGTTCGATCAAATGACCAATCATCCGACAACGCGGCCGCCCCGGTCGAGAACCGGGCCCTGCTGTGGGAACCGCCTCTGGTCGCCGAGGCCGAACGGGCCCCGCGGACGGACAGGGTCGTCTTCGTCGCGGCCGCGACCATCACCGTGGCCTTCGTGCTGTGGGGAGCGATTTCCGACGAGTCGCTGGCCGGGGTCGCCGGAAGCCTGCTGGCCGGTCTGATGCGCTACGGCGGCTGGGTGTTCGTGCTCACCGCCTCGGTGTTCGTGGTGTTCGCGCTGTGGCTGGCCTTCAGCAGATACGGCCGTATCACCCTGGGCCGGGAGGGAGAACCGCCCCAGTACACGACGGTGTCGTGGATCGCGATGATGTTCGCCACCGGCATGGGCATCGGGCTGATGTTCTACGGTGTGGCCGAACCGCTGGCCCACTACGTCGACCCGCCGCCGGGCACCGAGGGGGGCGGCGAGTCGCAGCGCGCGCTGACCGCGATGGCCACCACGCTGTTCCACTGGTCGCTGCACCCGTGGGGGATCTACGCGGTGGTCGGCATGGCCATCGCCTACACCACCTTCCGCCACGGCCGCAGCCAACTGATCAGCGCGGCGTTCATCCCGCTGATCGGGGAGCGGGCCGCGAGCGGGCCGCTCGGCAGGACCATCGACGTGATCGCCATCCTCGCCACCCTGTTCGGGTCGGCGTGCTCGCTGGGACTGGGCGCGCTGCAGATCGGGGGCGGCCTGCAGAGCCTGGGCTGGACGGAGGAGACGACGATCGGCCTGCTCCTCCTGATCATCGCGATCATCATGGCCTGCTACCTGGCCTCCGCGGTGTCGGGGATCTCCCGGGGCATCAAGTGGCTGTCCAACACCAACATGGTCATGGCCGTGGTGCTGCTGCTCTTCGTCCTGGTCGCCGGGCCCACCGTGTACATCCTGGACCTGGTCCCGAGCGTGCTGGCCACCTACTTCCAGGACTTCTTCCAGATGGCGGGGCGCACCGACGCGGTCGGCGGCGCCACCGCCGAGTGGCTGTCGACGTGGACGGTGTTCTACTGGGCCTGGTGGATCTCCTGGGCTCCGTTCGTGGGACTGTTCATCGCCAAGATCAGCCGGGGACGCACCATCCGGGAGTTCGTGGCGGGCGTCATCCTGGTGCCGAGCGCGGTCAGCCTGATCTGGTTCTCCGTCTTCGGCGGCGCCGCGATCCACCTCCAGTCGTCGGGGATCGACCTGGCCGCCTCGGGGGCGATCGAGGAGCAGTTCTACGGGATGCTGGGCTACTTCCCGTGGAGTACGGCGGTGAGCGTGCTGGTCGCCGTGCTGGTCGCGATCTTCTTCATCACCGGGGCCGACTCGGCGTCGATCGTGATGGGCACCCTCACCCAACGCGGTGTGGACAAACCGCAGCTGCCCATGACGGTGCTGTGGGGGCTGCTGATCGCCGCGGTCGCCGCGATCATGCTGCTCGTCGGCGAGGGGGGCAGCACAGCCATCGACGGACTGCAGAACATCACCATCCTGGGGTCCGCGCCGTGGCTGATCGTGATGCTCCTGTTGTGCGTGGCGCTGTTGAAGGGGCTGCGCCGCGACCCCACCGCGATGCGCGCCCGCAAGGCCCAGGAGCTGATGAACGAGGCGGTCATCACCGGTGCGCGCACCTACGAGGGGGAGTTCCAGCTCTCGGTGGCCCCGGCCCAGCAGCCGGTCCTGTCCCCACGGGAGGAGGGGAGGGAAATCCGGCCGGACCGCCCGCATGACACGGACACCGGGGGTAGTGGACGGCGGAGTGAACCACCCCCGACGTGACGACTCCCGGAGGGCGCGATGCTGAAGCTCATCCTGGTGCTGCTGGCCGTCTGGCTGGTGCTGTCCATCCTCGGCCTGGTCATCGAAGGACTGTTCTGGCTGTTCGTCATCGGAGCCGTGCTGTTCGCGGCGACCGCGGTCTGGGGGTGGATCCAGAACCGGACCCGGTGAGGCGCGGGGTGCGGGGCCGGGCCGGTCCCGCACCCCGCCTCCTCAGCCGACCCGGACGAGCCGGCGCAGCGCGAGGCGCTCCAGCAGCGTCCACGCTGTGGACGCCGCCAGGTAGATCCCGGCCGCCAGCGGGGCGAACACGGCGACCAGCACTGTCGTGAACGGCAGGTAGGTGAGGAGGCCCGGGGCGGGGGCCTGCGGTCCGCCGGACGCCTGCTGGACGAGGGCGGGCAGGGTCAGCCAGCGCCGGGTGGCCCAGGCGAGGGCCGCGAGCAGGGCGAGCAGCACCAGGAAGACCGGGACGGAGCCGGCGGCCCCGCCCGCGACCGCCTGCGGCAGGGTTGTCCCCAGCGGAGCCCCCGCCAGCGGGAGGGCGAGCAGGGCGTTGGCGGCGCCGTCGATCTCCGGGATCGTGAACAGGCCGTAGAGCACGGTGAACACCGGAGCCTGGGCGAGCGCGGGCAGACAGCCGGCGAAGGGCGAGGTGCCCTCCCGGGCGTAGAGTTCCCGGGTCTCGGCCACCAGGCGCTCCGGATCACGGCCGTGCCGTTCCCGGAGGGCGGCCAGTCGGGGGGCCAGCCGGGCGCGGGTCTTCTCCCCGCGGACCTGGAGGTAGCTGAGGGGAAGCAGGAGCAGGCGGACGCCGAGGGTGAGGCAGGCGACCGCCGCCGCGGCCGACGCCGTGCCGAGGAACGGGGCCAGTGCGTCGCTCACGGTCATGGTCAGGGTGTGGGCGGCGGCGAGCACCGCCGTGAACGGACCGAACACGGTCATGGGGCCTTTCGTCACGGGAACGGGTGATCGGCGAAAGGCCGCGCAGGGCAGGGGGAGCCGCCCCGTCCGTGAGGACGGGGGACGGCGCGGGCCCGTGCGGTTACGCGGCCGGGACGGCCGCGCCGGGAGCCCGTGGTCGGGGTTTGCCGGGCACGTTGGGGGCCACGGAGACGACGACGCCGATGCGCTGGTGTCGTCGGCGCAGCGCGCCGGCCCGGGCGTGGGGTTCGGTCTCGGGCGCCGTGCGGAGGCGGTGGCCGGCGACGGCGAGCCACAGCAGGGTCGCACCGACGGCCAGCGCCGCCAGCACGGTGAGCGGCCCCAGGCTCAGCGGGGCGCCGTCCACCACGAACAGGAGGGCTTCGGCGAGGAAGAGAACGAACGCCACGGCACCTCCTGTCCCGCTCCCGAACGGATCTGCTGTAACAGACGTGCGGGAAGGGGAGAAGGTTCCCGCGGCCGGGGCGTGCCCCGGCCGCGGGGGCGCTCAGTGCGAGATGAGAGCGCCCACGCCGCGGCTGAGCAGGGCTGCGGCGACACGGGTGCCCAGGCGGGTCGGCCGGTTGGCGGCGTCCTGCTCGCACACGTCGACCAGGTGCCTGCCGTCGCGGGTGAAGACCATTCCGCGCAGGGAGAGCCTCCCGTCCGGCAGGGACCGGCAGTGACCGGCGACGGGACTGTCGTAGTGCGCGCGCAGACCGTGCTGCAGGGCGCGTTCCGCGGTGACGCGGGCCCGGGTGGCCGGGTCGTCGAGCGTGTAGAGCAGGTCGACGAGGGGGGCGTCGTCGATCCGGCAGGTCACCCCGATGGCCGCCGCCCCGATGGGCGGGCACATCGTCTCCAGGTCGAGGGTCTGCACGGCCCGCTCCTGCGGCGGGTGGGGGCGGGCGATCTCGGAGCGGGCCACGATCACCGCCTCGTACCCGTCCTGGGCGTCGAGGGCGTCGATCTGGCTGTCGGCGTCCCCGTGGGTGGTGTGGACGCGCAGGTCGGGACGGAGACGCAGCAGTTGCCCGCAGCGGTGGACGGAGGAGACGCCCACACCGGCTCCCGCGGGCAGTTCGGCGAGCGCCCGGTACGGGGAGCCGGCGCGGAAGACGACGACGTCGTGGACGTCCTCGCGGCGGAGGTAGGCGCCGAAGGTGATGCCCTCGGGGAGGGGGGAGTCGCCGGGGACCTCCTTCATCCAGTGCACGGCGAGGTCGATCTGGTGGGAGAGCAGGAGCCTGTCGAGTTCCCGTTTGGCGGCGGTACGACCGTGCGGTGAGGCGAATCCGCCGACGCGGCGCTCCGTGGGGGTCTCCACGGGGATGATCTCCACGGGAGTCTCGGGAAGGGTTTTGGCCAGCAGGTCGCGCACGTGGAGTGCGTGGACCCGGGCGGTGGGGGAGACGCGGGTACCGATCCGTAAACGTTGCTGTTCTACGAGAAGCACAACCTCCAAGATAAGCATGTTACGCGCATATCAACAGGAATTTAACAAGCTCGAAACATGAAAACTCGGCAATGATTCACCGTGTCCCGGCCCCCGCGGCGGTGTCCGGAGCGGAAAGGAGGACACGCCGTTCACGCGGCTTTTGTTTACACGGGGTGTGCGGGGGATGACCATTGGGGTGGGAATTGCGCTTCCAGGAGGTGGAGAGCCAGCCGTGCCGATCCGTCCGCACCATCTCGCCGCCATGTCCGCCACCCTCGCCTGGGCCGTGGGCGGCCTCGCCGCGCGCACGGGCGGACCGGTGACCGTCCGCTACGAGTCGGGCCGCCGGCAGGTGTGCGAGGCGGTGGTCGCCCACCGCCTGCTGCGGGACCAGGGCGGTGTCGTGGCGGTGGAGGCCGACGCGGACACCGGCTACGCCCTCTACGCGGGAACGGCCTGGCATCCGACGCTGATCCTGCGTGCGGAGCGGGGCGGGGCCGAGTTCGACATTCCGGTCCGGGCCGGATCGATCCGGATCGAGGATTCAGCGATCCATTCCTCGGGGCGAATCCGACCCGGCCGAGGGTGACGGAGCGCTCTTTTCCCGTGCTCTTCCGTGACGCTCGGCGCGGTATTTTCCCTTTGCGGGGAAATCATCCTCCGGCCATCCCGGCGAGTTTCTCCCACTGGGCCTCGTCGGCCAGAGCCGACCCCACCGCCACCGCTCGGGCGCCCGCCGTCAGGTAGTCCGCGGCGTCGTGCGCCGAGACCCCGCCGGTCGCCACCAGGTTGGCCTCCGGGAAGGGGCCGCGCATGGCGGCGAACCAGCCGACGCCCAGCTGCGCGGCCGGAAACGCCTTCAGCCAGGTGACACCGTGGCGCAGCGCCTGCTGGATCTCGCCGGGGGTCGCCACTCCGGGCAGGTGCGGCAGGCCCGCCGCGAGCGAGGCGGCCAGGACCTCTCCGTCGAAGCCGGGGGCGACGGTGAACGCGGCCCCCGCCTCGACGGCCGCGGCCACCCGGGCGGGCGTGGTCACGGTCCCCGCGCCCACGACACGGCCGCGTCGGCGGCCGGCCGCCACCGCGGCACGCAGCGCGGGGACCGCGTCGGGGGACTGGATGGGCACCTCCACCAGGCCGATGCCCAGGTCCCAGGCGCGGTTGGCCAGTTCCACGGTGGCGCGCTCGGACATGCCGCGCAGGATCGCCATGACCTGCTGACCGGCGAAGAGGTCGGTGAAGTCCACGGGATCACGCTCCGGAGAAGAGAGGGGCGGACGGGTCGAGGGGGAACAGCGCCGGGTCGGGCACGCGCAGGGCCGCCCAGTCGGACGCGGACAGGGCGAGCAGGCGTTCCCGGGCCGTGCGCGGCGGGAAGGGCGCCAGGTCCGCGACGCTGAGCAGGGTGGCGGCGGCCATGATGTGCCCCAGCCGCAGGCACGACTCGGGGTCGCGGCCGTCCAGCAGGCCGGAGAGGAAGCCCGCGGCGAAGGCGTCGCCCGCCCCGACCGCCTCGACCACCTCGACGCGGGGCGCGGGGACGAAGACCCGCTCCCCCTCCCCGTAGTAGACCGCGCCGACCTCGGCGTCCTTGACCACGAGGCGGACGGCGCCGCCCAGCAGGGCGTGCACGTCGTCGGCGGTGGCGGTGCGCCACAGCCGTTCGGCCTCGTCCCGGCCGACGAAGACCAGGTCGGCCGCGCGGGCCAGTTCCAGGAGGGGACGCGCCGCGGTCTCGGCCGACCACAGCGCGGGACGGTGGTTGACGTCGAAGGAGACCGGCGGCAGGCCGGGGAGCCGTTCGACGAGCAGGCGCCGGGTGAACGCGGCGCAGTCGGGGGACAGCGCCGGGGTGATGCCGGACAGGTGCAGCAGTGCCGCGTCGCGCAGCTCCGGCCGCTCGGCCAGGTCCGGGCCGAGCGCGGAGGCGGCGGAGCCCTGCCGGTAGTAGTACACCGAGGTGCCGCCGGGAGCGGGGTCTTTGAGGTAGAGGCCGGTGGGGCGCTCGGGGTCGGTCTCCACCAGCGTCACGTCCACCCCGTAGCGGGCCAGGGTCCGGGTGATGATCCGCCCGAAGGGGTCGTCGCCGACCCGGCTCATCCAGGCGACCCGGTGGCCGAGTCCGGCGAGCCCGCAGGCGACGTTGGACTCCGCGCCGCCGATCCGCGGCAGCAGCGGCGGCTGCTCGGCCAGCGGGGTCGGCGAGGCGGGGGAGAGCTGCCCCATCGTCTCGCCGACGCAGATCACGTCGTAGGAATCGGCTCCGGTCACCGTGCCACCACCCTCCGCACCGCCGCCCGTCACACTAGCGTCCTCCGATCCGCTCAGGGAGGGGCCGGTGCGCGTGACGGGCGGCGGCGCGGGGTCCCCGCCGGGACCGCTCCGGGCGACTCGGCATGCGCTCGGGGCGGGGCGGCGGGTGCTTCGGCGTGGATCAGGCGACCCGGCGTGCGGAGTGGAAGTTCTGGTCGAAGTGGCCGGACATGCGGACGACCTGGACGTTCTTGCCGCGCCGCGGCGCGTGGAT
This window encodes:
- a CDS encoding dihydrolipoamide acetyltransferase family protein, giving the protein MTQQGIRQFTLPDVGEGLTEAEILSWNVQPGDEVKVNQVICEIETAKAVVELPSPFAGRVSDLLVEAGTTVAVGTPIIAVDTGGTDGAPRTAQSRTTAPAPDQPAEEKREPVLVGYGVKSGATRRRPRRGTGPAAVPRPATPERDTARRVVLAKPPVRKLAKDLGVDLRAVTPSGPNGTVTREDVRRHAEQVQSHAPAPRAPEPAAAEPAPAAADRTAREERIPIRGVLKHMATAMVDSAFTAPHVSEFLQVDVTRTVKAVRRLRQRPEFADVKVSPLLLVARALLMAVRRHPRINASWDEANQEIVVKHYVNLGIAAATERGLVVPNIKDADRLPLPELARALNGLTETARAGRTPPADLTGGTITITNIGVFGVDGGTPILNPGEAAILAFGQIRDMPWVHKGKIRIRKVTTLSLSFDHRLIDGELGSKVLRDVGAVLENPEEMALAWG
- a CDS encoding exonuclease domain-containing protein — translated: MTDNSPTSPGWHLRPLAAFDLETTGIDLERDRVVTAAVIETVADDSLSTRRTWLVDPGTEIPAAASAIHGISTEKAAAEGRPAAAAVAEITDTLERILVAGIPLVIMNAPFDLTILDRECRRHGVVPLSERVDAVAPVIDPLILDRHIDRYRRGKRNLEALCTHYRVRHGGAHEAGADAAAAAAVARGIGRSAARLAALSPQELHELQVRAAADQAASFEEFLRRKGRTDARISRSWPLIPLEEASADPV
- a CDS encoding BCCT family transporter; this translates as MLSPKEAAHPRRFVVVRSNDQSSDNAAAPVENRALLWEPPLVAEAERAPRTDRVVFVAAATITVAFVLWGAISDESLAGVAGSLLAGLMRYGGWVFVLTASVFVVFALWLAFSRYGRITLGREGEPPQYTTVSWIAMMFATGMGIGLMFYGVAEPLAHYVDPPPGTEGGGESQRALTAMATTLFHWSLHPWGIYAVVGMAIAYTTFRHGRSQLISAAFIPLIGERAASGPLGRTIDVIAILATLFGSACSLGLGALQIGGGLQSLGWTEETTIGLLLLIIAIIMACYLASAVSGISRGIKWLSNTNMVMAVVLLLFVLVAGPTVYILDLVPSVLATYFQDFFQMAGRTDAVGGATAEWLSTWTVFYWAWWISWAPFVGLFIAKISRGRTIREFVAGVILVPSAVSLIWFSVFGGAAIHLQSSGIDLAASGAIEEQFYGMLGYFPWSTAVSVLVAVLVAIFFITGADSASIVMGTLTQRGVDKPQLPMTVLWGLLIAAVAAIMLLVGEGGSTAIDGLQNITILGSAPWLIVMLLLCVALLKGLRRDPTAMRARKAQELMNEAVITGARTYEGEFQLSVAPAQQPVLSPREEGREIRPDRPHDTDTGGSGRRSEPPPT
- a CDS encoding DUF7554 family protein — encoded protein: MLKLILVLLAVWLVLSILGLVIEGLFWLFVIGAVLFAATAVWGWIQNRTR
- the yidC gene encoding membrane protein insertase YidC, with the translated sequence MTVFGPFTAVLAAAHTLTMTVSDALAPFLGTASAAAAVACLTLGVRLLLLPLSYLQVRGEKTRARLAPRLAALRERHGRDPERLVAETRELYAREGTSPFAGCLPALAQAPVFTVLYGLFTIPEIDGAANALLALPLAGAPLGTTLPQAVAGGAAGSVPVFLVLLALLAALAWATRRWLTLPALVQQASGGPQAPAPGLLTYLPFTTVLVAVFAPLAAGIYLAASTAWTLLERLALRRLVRVG
- a CDS encoding DUF6412 domain-containing protein, whose protein sequence is MAFVLFLAEALLFVVDGAPLSLGPLTVLAALAVGATLLWLAVAGHRLRTAPETEPHARAGALRRRHQRIGVVVSVAPNVPGKPRPRAPGAAVPAA
- the hemC gene encoding hydroxymethylbilane synthase — protein: MLLVEQQRLRIGTRVSPTARVHALHVRDLLAKTLPETPVEIIPVETPTERRVGGFASPHGRTAAKRELDRLLLSHQIDLAVHWMKEVPGDSPLPEGITFGAYLRREDVHDVVVFRAGSPYRALAELPAGAGVGVSSVHRCGQLLRLRPDLRVHTTHGDADSQIDALDAQDGYEAVIVARSEIARPHPPQERAVQTLDLETMCPPIGAAAIGVTCRIDDAPLVDLLYTLDDPATRARVTAERALQHGLRAHYDSPVAGHCRSLPDGRLSLRGMVFTRDGRHLVDVCEQDAANRPTRLGTRVAAALLSRGVGALISH
- a CDS encoding bifunctional 4-hydroxy-2-oxoglutarate aldolase/2-dehydro-3-deoxy-phosphogluconate aldolase, producing MDFTDLFAGQQVMAILRGMSERATVELANRAWDLGIGLVEVPIQSPDAVPALRAAVAAGRRRGRVVGAGTVTTPARVAAAVEAGAAFTVAPGFDGEVLAASLAAGLPHLPGVATPGEIQQALRHGVTWLKAFPAAQLGVGWFAAMRGPFPEANLVATGGVSAHDAADYLTAGARAVAVGSALADEAQWEKLAGMAGG
- a CDS encoding sugar kinase — protein: MTGADSYDVICVGETMGQLSPASPTPLAEQPPLLPRIGGAESNVACGLAGLGHRVAWMSRVGDDPFGRIITRTLARYGVDVTLVETDPERPTGLYLKDPAPGGTSVYYYRQGSAASALGPDLAERPELRDAALLHLSGITPALSPDCAAFTRRLLVERLPGLPPVSFDVNHRPALWSAETAARPLLELARAADLVFVGRDEAERLWRTATADDVHALLGGAVRLVVKDAEVGAVYYGEGERVFVPAPRVEVVEAVGAGDAFAAGFLSGLLDGRDPESCLRLGHIMAAATLLSVADLAPFPPRTARERLLALSASDWAALRVPDPALFPLDPSAPLFSGA